gcatgacataatactccactaatacattataaagtgtattccatacttttaaggatgtatttatactcataatacattgtatgtaaatacactttaacataagttaattacgtcatttaaatagtaacatatatattgtttgaaaattatttaaattagtagtatgaaaatatatatatatatatatatatatatatatatatatatatatatatatatatatatatatatatatatatatatatatatatatatatatatatatataatactttgttagtatacttaatgagatatttaattatcatattttcaagttatatataatatatatatatatatatatatatatatatatatatatatacacacacacacacacacaataattaaacaattaaataattaaatcaagttatgagtttcttgaatcgtcagaataaaagggtgaccaaaagcttgtgtaaaaatctttccggaggttcaagatttattaaaattcattgcttatcaagtcggaattatataaagattaagtttaaatttggtcgaaaatttccgggtcgtcacaacatgtGTATGATTGAACGTCAAGAATTACACCAGGAGTGACACATCCATGTGTCATGGATCGAGAAGCATTATTGAAGTCGAAGAACATGCTTGAATTGAAACTCAAGATTGTTGAATGTAAAACAAGACATCCGCAATTTATTTTAATAGTTGTACATTTAGGTTTTGGTAAATAATGGGTAAATGGATCAAAACTCGAATAATAACATAAAAAATCATGAACATATTTAATGAAACGTTACAGTATAGTTGATTCATTATAGGGTATCCAAGCTTGCATACTAAGTTCCTATAATGTGTGTCTTTTCATCCATCGATTGATCCATATTGCATACTAAGACCTTATGAACGCGGCCCTTAAACAATTCGAAATTCAAACCAAGGGCCGACAATTTAATTTTGGATGTGTGACGAGTTTTAAGGGATTGCCCGAAGTTTTTAGAAGGTGAAGGTATAGCGGTTACCAACAAACGAAAACAAGCTGATAATATATCAATAAATGTTCCAACCGAGGGAAGTTCTAACCCGAACACAAGCACAAACCCCGACCCAACCCAATTTGAAAATTTACTTTAGGATCACGACCTAATCCGACGTCCTCCAAGTCGAGCTAAAAGTTAAAGGGATTCGTACTCATCCAATGCCACGAGCGTATGTCATTCGATGAAGTACGATTAAAGATAGCTCAATTGACCGAAGCTTCACAACTAGCGGCGAATCGAACCATGGAAAAGCTATGTGAAGACAGCGACATGCGGACAGTGTTTGAAGGTTTGAAGCTTTTTTCCAAACCAATTTTCAAAGACTTGCGTCCCGACGAATACGCGATGCTAATGAGGGCTCGGGAGAAAATTAGAAGAAAATATGTGAGGCAATTTAAAGACTCGGACGAAGACGCCTAGTTTAATTTTTTAGTTTctagtattttattttaatttatattgcattttaattatcgtcgtaatgtaataaattttaattattgtaatgtttttaattttcaATGAAAATTTAGGTTTATTTTAataagtatttattatttattataattataatataaataaatattataattaattatttgattttataaaaaattaaaaatagtgAAGAAAAATGTCACTATTCAGAGTATTTATTCCTGAAttttatctttaaaaaaaatgttaatgtGACATTAATATGACAGCTAGTCCTGAATAAGAATTTTCTCACCATGAAAGCACTCTATGCTTCTATATGTGGTTGTGATGTTTAAGACACCTTCCTCGAAGATTCCGTACTCATAAAAACCTCAAGTTAAATTTCAAGACACTTTCCTTAAAAGAATCAACTCATTATCTCAAAATTTTGATTTTACAATTGCATAAATAACAACTTGCACCTCAAAGATTCAACAACGACTACCGTAGATTGAATGATAACCAGTTTATTCCGAAAAAAGTACCCAATATTATACTCATGAATCTCTCCAAAACATTATTTTTTagttatttttataattaaattattaattattaattaataataaatgttGGAGAAACtgaaatatatttacaattatgaCTTTCTAAATAAGTGGTTATTAAGTATAAATAAAAGTATTCATAGCAAAAAAACAATAAACATTCTGACTGCCGAAGAAGACTTTTCAATGGATCGTTTCTTTCGAAATATTTGCACGACTATAACATTCTTCAAATGAAGTGTACGTCTTAAAAAGAAGGCGGGGAATGACTAAGCATACGATTTTGTACGAACAATTGGAATGAATCTAGTTATAAGTTTAATTGATCTGTCACTATTATAGACGTTCATGGTGATTGTCTCTCTCCTTACTCCATTTTATTTAACGATAATATTGTGTTACAATAATTCATATTAGCATGAGAAGAGAATCAGAGATTCAACTTAAAAATCTGCaatacaactttaaataaatagATTTACGTATTAAATTGGATATGTTTGTCAAAACTAGCTGATAGCTTAGCTTTTAGCTTTTAGTTAGTATCTGATAGTTTTAGCTGTTAGCTGATAGCTTTTAGCTGATAACTGGTAGCTTTTAATTTTTTAAACATATTTTATTGTTTGTCATAGTAGCTAAGCTGAATCTGTTAAATAAAGAGTAAAATAACAAAAACTAGAAGCTAAAAGCTAAACGCTACTTCAAGTAGTTTTTAACTTTTAACTTTTAACTTTTCCACATGTCTAAAAGCTTTAAGTTCCTCTAACCAAacgggttttttttttattttttattattgaaTATGAGTTTTTTCATAAAAGCTAAAAGCTCCAATAAGTTCGTCGTCAAACATAGCCTTATACTATACAGTATTATTTTCCGCTACAAGATTTTTTTTTCAGCCAAAATAACGATTACTATTATAAAAACGAaaaatgttttccaaaagaaaacgaATTCAACAAGAGAAACAACAGATTAAACACCAATGAAGCTCGTACTTAGAAAGCGGCTAACAAATATTTTTTAGTTTTCTTTTAGTTTCGTAGTGCCTTACTTTTGTTTGTAATTGGGTATGGTTGTTTTATTTAAGTTACTAGGGAAAATTTGCTAGATTTTCCGCTACAAGATAGTTTGTAGTATACTACTAGTATTAATGTACTTTGATTATTACAATAAATACCAACTTTCGTCGAATACGTCACAGACGACAAAATCGATCAATAATAAATTCAAATTTATTTGAATATCAGTTTTGTTCAAATATGATGCCAAAGTTTATATCCTTGTAAAAAACACGTTCATATAGcctgtataaataataaattatttgTGCTatcataataaaataaaataaaaaaatgattaTAATTTAAAGTATATAAATAGGGAGCTGATACGTACACCACTTACTTTTTGCTATACACCACCAAAATTTAATTTTGGACCATTTTACCCTTGAACATAATTAATTTAGGGAAAAGTGCCTTGAGTTAGAAAGGGTAAAATAGTCAAAGATTGtagtttggtggtgtatggcaaaaaaacaagtggtgtacggatcaactctcatataaataacaaaatataaaataatcttTTTGAAAAAGAAACCCCAATAAATACCCCCCTTAAATTCAACAACCATCTATACTTCAAACCCAAACTCCCACCACTTTATCTATCTCCAAGAAACACATTCATCAACTTCCCCTTTTACGATCCATTGATCACATGTCGCCGGCTTTAGGTGAATATACCGGCGAGGATATACAACAATCACCGGAGAAAAACCTTTTCGGTAAGTACGAATTGGGCAAACTTCTCGGCTACGGCGCTTTCGCTAAAGTCTACCACGGTTGGGACATCGAGTCCGAACAAAATGTAGCGATTAAAGCAATTAATAAACAAAAGATCATTAAAGGCGGTTTAACCGGTCATGTTAAACGTGAAATATCCGCCATGCGACGTCTTCATCATCCGAATATTGTTCGGTTACATGAAGTGTTAGCAAACCAAAAAAAGATTTATTTCGTGTTAGAGTTCGCAAAAGGCGGGGAGCTATTTTCAAAAGTAGCTAAATCGAGGTTTAGTGAACATCTAAGCCGTAGATATTTTCAACAGTTGATCTCAGCCATTGGATATTGTCACTCACGTGGCGTATATCATCGTGATTTGAAGCCAGAGAATCTGTTATTAGACGAGAATTGGAATTTAAAAGTAACGGATTTTGGGTTGTCAGCTGTAACGGATCAAAATCAGGTAGACGGGCTTTTACATACTATGTGTGGGACCCCTGCTTACGTGGCACCCGAGATTTTAGCTAAAAACGGTTACGATGGTGCGAAAGTTGATATATGGTCATGTGGGATTATTTTGTATGTTTTGAATGCAGGTTATTTGCCTTTTAATGACCCGAATTTAATGGTGATGTATAGAAAAATATATAAAGGGGAGTTTCGTGTCCCAAAATGGACGTCGCCAGAACTGAAAAGGTTTCTTGCGCGTCTGCTGGACACGAACCCTACTACTAGGATCACCGTTGATGAAATTATTGAAGATCCATGGTTTAAAGTCGGATATAAGGATGTGGAATGTTATTCGGATTATTTCGAGATGAAAGATGAAGGGGAGGAAGAAATGAGTCGGGTCGGGAACTTGAATGCGTTTGATATAATATCTTTTTCGTCGGGTTATAACTTGTCGGGTTTGTTTGATGAACAAGATGCGGGTGAGATGTTTCTGTCCAAGGTGGCACCTGAGGAGATTATTGAAAGGGTAGTGGATGCGGTGGAGGAAGAACGGTTAACGGTGGCGATGAGGAAAAAGTGGTGTGTGCAGGTTGATGGAGGACAATATCGTAATTTTAGTTTATTGGTTGAGGTTAAAAGGTTGACGGAAGATATAGTTGTGGTGGAAGTTAAGTGGAGAGATTGTGAAAGTGAACCGGGTTTAGAAATGTGGAAGGATAGACTTAGACCGGTATTAAGTAATTTGATTTATCAATCGAATAGTTCAGTTACAAGCAATTGAAAAAACCAAAATGACAAGTGAACAGTACAATTTTTTAATGGTGTTACTTTTTTTTCTATATTGTATCGCTATATAAAATtacatattttaaatttaaaaaatattatttttagagAAATTTTACAATCActtaaattcaacacaataatgtCTAATTAAATGAGAGAGATATAGATTAGAGAGAAAAGATAAATTAATATAATTGATCAATTGCACTTGTTAATTTGTCatgttatgatatatatatatatatatatatatatatatatatatatatatatatatatatatatatatatatatatatatatatatatatatatatatatatatatatattttaaatttaagttcatCCTTAAGCagatattaatttaattaataaagaTATTAACTATAAATAGAGATTTatactcaataatgataatatatatatatatatatatatatatatatatatatatatatatatatatatatatatatatatatatatatatatatatatatatatatatatattaaatttaagttCATCCTTAAGCagatattaatttaattaataaagaTATTAACTATAAATAGAGATTTAtactcaataatgataatgataatgataatgataatgaagtgGTTCATGTTTTTAATATAatagttatttttatgattatttttTATCTTATGTCATTATCTGAATAATTAAGTGGTCGAGAAATGACGCAAAATTTAAATACAAATTTAAATATTCTCTTAAATTATACGTATAGTACATGAAGTTGATAGGTTCAATAATTAGCTATTTAAAAGACTTTTGTCGGCTGAAAATTTACTTTTTAAAAATATAATCTAAATCTTTTCTATGCCTAAAAGTAAAATATAAGtgtttgataaatatatatattccgGATATAATTTAAAAAGAATATTGAAAAAAAAATTGAGGTGTTCAATAGATCATTCAAAATTATCTATCATTTTATTAGGATTGATATTTCTAACATCTCAGCTATTTGTTCCACCTAAATTGTCTTAAATACCTTTAATGATAGGCTTACACAAACTTTTTATTAATTAGTATAATTTATCAAGGGAGTGatttttttgaaagaaaaaaaaaagtcatGAACTGATGTTAAAACAAATAGATATGATAGTGAAAATATCACCTCCCATCATTTATTTATAGGTTACAAACGAAATTACGAAAATGCTACTATAAATACTAGTAGTAAATAATTCAATATTGAGAATTATGGTGATGCTGATATTAGTgttaaaatagataaataaataaataaataataatcaaAGACAACCGCTAATTCTTAAGTGTAGACATCTGTAATATGTAGGAGGGCGATAGGACATATACCAAATCACACCTAGCTAATAAGACGTTTTATCAACTCACCTTTTTTTTTTATCTACATCATTTTTCATTTTTCAACCATAAACGAAGTATTATCCAAATACATCTATTTAACGTTTTATCAACAACTCACCCTTTTCCATCCACATCAGTTTTTTTAAGTTTAATCTTATCTTAAACTTAATTCCAGTTATGCTAAAATTATTAATGAAGTCACTCTATTTGAATAAAACCCGGTCTGGTGCATAAACTCACGACTTGTTTATTTACTTTTTTAAATTCCATAATAATTGGGCGTTAGTTTCCAATAGGGATGTTAAAAAACCGCCAAACCGCGAAAACCGGCCGGACCGTATCGATTTAGTTGGTTCGGTCCGGTTTTAAATACTGGCGGCCGGTCGCCGGTTTGAAAATCTCCAAACCGTGAAACTCGGTTCGGTTTACGGTTTCGCTAGACTACCGGCCGGTTAAACCGGACCGGACCGGACTAACCAACTCATAAAATGCAAACCTTCAGCCGGTTGGACACAACAAACTTACACACACATTTTGCAAGATTGAAGGACATAATTAACTTTATCCTATAACAACTGCACTATGCAATAATTGTACCATCATCAAACTAATTAAACAACGGCTATGTAAACTCATAAAATGCAAACCTTCAAGTTTCTGAGATGATTATGAGATGGTGGATGTAAATACATCCTATGATTAATCATTATGAGAATGTGGATTCATGTAATGACTAAAGATACACGGTTGAACTAAAATAAAAACTTTGCATTTAACAAATCTCGTGTAACCCACATAACCCTACATCTCCATATAGGCATTCAAGTCTGTTTATCTCTACAACCATGAAATGCAATTTTTGTAGCACCATCCCTACTATCTCTACAACCATGTTATGCTACTGTAATATGGATAACAAAGAGAGAAAAATAGAACTTAAAACCGTCAAACGGGTCAAACTGGACCGGGCGAAACTGGACCAAACCGGGCAATAAGTCAACTTTCTCGGTTTGGTCTGGTTTCATATATGTTGAAACCGTGGATGCCGGTTTGGTTTGAGATTTAGTCAAAACCGGACTAAACCGGACCGTG
The window above is part of the Rutidosis leptorrhynchoides isolate AG116_Rl617_1_P2 chromosome 1, CSIRO_AGI_Rlap_v1, whole genome shotgun sequence genome. Proteins encoded here:
- the LOC139881651 gene encoding CBL-interacting serine/threonine-protein kinase 14-like, whose protein sequence is MSPALGEYTGEDIQQSPEKNLFGKYELGKLLGYGAFAKVYHGWDIESEQNVAIKAINKQKIIKGGLTGHVKREISAMRRLHHPNIVRLHEVLANQKKIYFVLEFAKGGELFSKVAKSRFSEHLSRRYFQQLISAIGYCHSRGVYHRDLKPENLLLDENWNLKVTDFGLSAVTDQNQVDGLLHTMCGTPAYVAPEILAKNGYDGAKVDIWSCGIILYVLNAGYLPFNDPNLMVMYRKIYKGEFRVPKWTSPELKRFLARLLDTNPTTRITVDEIIEDPWFKVGYKDVECYSDYFEMKDEGEEEMSRVGNLNAFDIISFSSGYNLSGLFDEQDAGEMFLSKVAPEEIIERVVDAVEEERLTVAMRKKWCVQVDGGQYRNFSLLVEVKRLTEDIVVVEVKWRDCESEPGLEMWKDRLRPVLSNLIYQSNSSVTSN